Proteins encoded by one window of Cyanobium sp. NS01:
- the gloA gene encoding lactoylglutathione lyase produces the protein MRLLHTMLRVGNLDRSLAFYTEVLGMTLLRRKDYPSGRFTLAFVGYGEESDHTVLELTQNWDTERYDLGEGYGHIALGVDDIHGTCGAIAAKGGRVVREPGPMKHGTTVIAFVEDPDGYKVELIQLGSRSDAG, from the coding sequence ATGCGTCTGCTGCACACCATGCTCCGGGTGGGGAACCTGGACCGCTCCCTCGCGTTCTACACCGAAGTGCTGGGGATGACGCTGCTGCGCCGCAAGGACTACCCCTCCGGCCGCTTCACCCTGGCCTTCGTGGGCTATGGCGAGGAGAGCGACCACACCGTGCTGGAGCTCACCCAGAATTGGGACACCGAGCGCTACGACCTCGGTGAGGGCTATGGCCACATCGCCCTGGGCGTCGACGACATCCATGGCACCTGCGGCGCGATCGCGGCCAAGGGAGGGCGGGTGGTGCGGGAGCCGGGCCCGATGAAGCACGGCACCACCGTGATTGCCTTTGTGGAGGATCCCGATGGCTACAAGGTGGAGTTGATCCAGCTGGGGTCCAGATCCGATGCCGGCTGA
- the eno gene encoding phosphopyruvate hydratase produces MIDSLDLVIDTVVAREVLDSRGTPTVEAEVLLEGGASGRAIVPSGASTGAHEAHELRDGGSRYMGKGVLQAVGNIEEKIAPMLCGLSALDQGAVDAAMIELDGSDNKSALGANAILAVSLATARAAANGVGLPLYRYLGGPMASLLPVPLMNVINGGAHAANSLDFQEFMLVPHGANSFSEALRMGTEVFHMLKGLLKDKGLSTAVGDEGGFAPDLANIAAGELLVQAIEQAGYRPGDQISLALDVASTEFFKDGRYAFDGGSYTSAEMVDQLAELAGRFPIVSIEDGLAEDDWDGWALLSEKLGATVQLVGDDLFVTNTQRLQRGIDLGLANSILIKVNQIGSLTETLQAIDLAGRAGYTSVISHRSGETEDTTIADLAVATRAGQIKTGSLSRSERVAKYNQLLRIEDELGSQAVYAGAVDRGPRGRA; encoded by the coding sequence GTGATCGACTCCCTCGACCTCGTGATCGACACCGTGGTGGCCAGGGAGGTGCTCGACTCCCGCGGCACCCCCACGGTGGAGGCGGAAGTGCTGCTCGAAGGCGGCGCCAGCGGCCGGGCCATAGTGCCCAGCGGCGCCAGCACCGGCGCCCACGAGGCCCACGAGCTGCGCGATGGCGGCAGCCGCTACATGGGCAAGGGCGTGCTGCAGGCCGTAGGCAACATCGAGGAGAAGATCGCCCCGATGCTCTGCGGCCTTTCCGCCCTCGACCAGGGGGCCGTGGATGCGGCGATGATCGAGCTCGACGGCTCTGACAACAAGAGCGCGCTCGGCGCCAACGCCATCCTGGCGGTGAGCCTGGCGACCGCCCGGGCCGCGGCCAATGGGGTGGGGCTGCCGCTCTACCGCTACCTGGGCGGGCCGATGGCCAGCCTGCTGCCGGTGCCGCTGATGAACGTGATCAATGGCGGCGCCCACGCGGCCAACAGCCTCGATTTCCAGGAGTTCATGCTGGTGCCCCACGGGGCGAACAGCTTCAGTGAGGCCCTGCGGATGGGCACCGAGGTGTTCCACATGCTCAAAGGCCTGCTCAAGGACAAGGGCCTCAGCACCGCCGTGGGTGACGAGGGCGGTTTCGCGCCGGACCTGGCCAACATCGCCGCCGGCGAGCTGCTGGTGCAGGCGATCGAGCAGGCCGGCTACCGGCCGGGGGATCAGATCTCCCTGGCCCTCGATGTGGCCAGCACCGAGTTCTTCAAGGACGGCCGCTACGCCTTCGACGGCGGCAGCTACACCAGCGCCGAGATGGTGGACCAGCTGGCCGAGCTGGCAGGCCGCTTCCCGATCGTGTCGATCGAGGACGGGCTGGCGGAGGACGACTGGGATGGCTGGGCCCTGCTGAGCGAGAAGCTCGGCGCCACGGTGCAACTGGTGGGAGACGACCTGTTCGTGACCAACACCCAGCGGCTGCAGCGCGGCATCGATCTGGGCCTGGCCAATTCGATCCTGATCAAGGTGAACCAGATCGGCTCCCTCACCGAAACCCTGCAGGCGATCGATCTGGCCGGCCGGGCCGGCTACACCAGCGTGATCAGCCACCGCAGCGGCGAAACCGAAGACACCACCATCGCCGACCTGGCCGTGGCCACCCGCGCCGGCCAGATCAAGACGGGCTCCCTCAGCCGCAGCGAGCGGGTGGCCAAGTACAACCAGCTGCTGCGCATCGAAGACGAACTGGGCAGCCAGGCCGTCTATGCCGGCGCCGTGGACCGGGGCCCCCGCGGCAGGGCCTGA
- a CDS encoding AarF/ABC1/UbiB kinase family protein, which produces MIQRPLRIWWLALRLSAGLWWDGKRWTYPGGPTPERRSRRARRRARWLTREFLALGSAFIKLGQLLSARPDVLPPELVEELASLQDQVPAFPFAVVQALLEEELGERCAEIIDLEELPLGSASLAQVHRASLRSGRQVVLKVQRPGLERLFRLDLEVLQQLAAVVQRHPRWGRGRDWVGIAQECRRVLLRELDFRLEAEHAARFRQQFLDDPGIRIPAVVWELSSRRVLCLDYVPGIKINDRDALLAAGIVPAAVAEKGAASYLQQLVRFGFFHADPHPGNLAVAPDGTLIYYDFGMMGQLSGRLRSRLGRMVRAAAARDASTLVKELQASGVIAPEADPGPVRRLVRVMLNDALTPPFSANVLQKLSGDLYDLVYGQPFRVPPELIFVMRALSTFEGVGRSLDPGFSLVAIARPYLLPLMTSSGNGGGDLLGELSRQAAEVGSRALGIPRRLDDSLARIEQGDLQVQIRAGETDRLLRRLALAQQSAGQSMLLAGLAVAASLLATSRQPALVVIPAVASLPVGLGWLKLQARLSRDGRLDQLPGIATSTTDPD; this is translated from the coding sequence GTGATCCAGCGCCCCCTGCGCATCTGGTGGCTGGCCCTGCGCCTCAGCGCCGGACTCTGGTGGGATGGCAAGCGCTGGACCTACCCGGGCGGCCCCACCCCTGAACGGCGCAGCCGCCGCGCCAGGCGACGGGCCCGCTGGCTGACCCGCGAGTTCCTGGCCCTCGGCTCGGCCTTCATCAAACTCGGCCAGCTGCTCTCGGCCCGGCCGGACGTGCTGCCCCCTGAACTGGTGGAGGAGCTGGCCTCCCTGCAGGACCAGGTGCCCGCCTTCCCCTTTGCCGTGGTGCAGGCCCTGCTGGAAGAGGAGCTGGGCGAGCGCTGCGCCGAGATCATCGACCTCGAGGAGCTGCCGCTCGGTTCGGCCAGCCTCGCCCAGGTGCATCGCGCCAGCCTGCGCAGTGGACGCCAGGTGGTGCTCAAGGTGCAGCGCCCTGGGCTGGAGCGGCTGTTCCGGCTGGACCTGGAGGTGCTGCAGCAGCTGGCCGCCGTGGTGCAGCGTCACCCCCGCTGGGGCCGTGGCCGCGACTGGGTGGGCATCGCCCAGGAGTGCCGCCGCGTGCTGCTGCGCGAGCTGGATTTCCGCCTTGAGGCCGAGCACGCCGCCCGGTTCCGCCAGCAGTTCCTGGACGACCCCGGCATCCGCATCCCGGCCGTGGTGTGGGAGCTGAGCTCCCGCCGGGTGCTGTGCCTCGACTACGTGCCCGGCATCAAGATCAACGACCGCGACGCCCTGCTGGCCGCAGGCATCGTGCCCGCCGCCGTGGCTGAGAAAGGGGCGGCCAGCTATCTGCAGCAGCTGGTGCGCTTCGGCTTCTTCCACGCCGATCCCCACCCCGGCAACCTCGCTGTCGCCCCAGACGGCACCCTCATCTATTACGACTTCGGCATGATGGGGCAGCTCTCGGGCCGGCTGCGCTCCCGCCTGGGGCGCATGGTGCGCGCCGCCGCCGCCCGCGATGCCTCCACCCTGGTGAAGGAGTTGCAGGCTTCCGGGGTCATCGCCCCCGAGGCGGATCCAGGCCCCGTGCGGCGGCTGGTGCGGGTGATGCTCAACGACGCCCTCACGCCGCCCTTCTCCGCCAACGTGCTGCAGAAGCTCTCCGGTGACCTCTACGACCTCGTCTATGGCCAGCCCTTTCGGGTGCCGCCCGAGCTGATCTTCGTGATGCGGGCTCTCTCCACCTTCGAGGGGGTGGGCCGCAGCCTCGATCCTGGCTTTAGCCTGGTGGCGATTGCCCGCCCCTACCTGCTCCCCCTGATGACCTCCAGCGGCAACGGCGGCGGTGACCTCCTCGGCGAACTCTCCCGCCAGGCGGCCGAGGTGGGCAGCCGCGCCCTCGGCATTCCGCGCCGCCTCGACGACAGCCTGGCCCGCATCGAGCAGGGGGACCTGCAGGTGCAGATCCGGGCCGGCGAAACCGACCGGCTGCTGCGGCGCCTCGCCCTGGCCCAGCAGTCCGCCGGACAGTCGATGCTGCTGGCCGGGCTGGCGGTCGCGGCGTCGCTGCTGGCCACCAGCCGCCAACCGGCCCTGGTGGTGATCCCCGCCGTGGCCTCGCTGCCGGTGGGGCTGGGCTGGCTCAAGCTCCAGGCCCGGCTGTCCCGCGATGGCCGCCTGGATCAGCTGCCTGGCATCGCCACCAGCACCACCGATCCAGACTGA
- the argJ gene encoding bifunctional glutamate N-acetyltransferase/amino-acid acetyltransferase ArgJ encodes MTPTWHPIPGGVTAPAGFLAAAVTAGLKPSGNPDLSLLLAPEGAVCAGSFTTSLVRAACVDLCAERLAASGGRARAVLTNAGQANACTGDRGLIDSLRATAALADRLGLAAEHVLICSTGVIGVPIPMDTLLAGLDPLAEALSPEGGEAAATAILTTDLTAKQIALEADLGGRRVRIGGMAKGSGMIHPAMATMLGYLSCDAGVPAPLWQAMVRRAVDRSFNAITVDGDTSTNDTVLAFAAGEPLSPEHLEALEAGLTAVSQHLARAIARDGEGATCLIEVQVEGAADEAGAIAVARTVCGSSLVKCAVHGRDPNWGRIVAAAGRAGVVFDPEAVALWLGEHQLMAAGQPLRFDRSAASAYLRDRAAGTYLGGRGPGGDTVLIRLRLGQGPGSGRAWGCDLSDQYVRINADYTT; translated from the coding sequence GTGACCCCCACCTGGCACCCGATCCCCGGCGGCGTCACCGCCCCCGCTGGCTTCCTGGCCGCCGCCGTCACCGCCGGCCTCAAGCCGTCGGGCAATCCCGATCTCTCCCTGCTGCTGGCCCCGGAGGGGGCCGTGTGCGCCGGCAGCTTCACCACCTCGCTGGTGCGGGCGGCCTGCGTGGACCTCTGCGCCGAGCGGCTGGCGGCCAGCGGCGGCCGGGCCCGGGCGGTGCTCACCAACGCCGGCCAGGCCAATGCCTGCACCGGCGATCGCGGCCTGATCGACAGCCTGCGCGCCACCGCGGCCTTGGCCGATCGGCTGGGGCTGGCAGCCGAGCATGTGCTGATCTGCTCCACCGGCGTGATCGGCGTGCCGATCCCGATGGACACCCTGCTGGCGGGCCTCGATCCCCTGGCCGAGGCCCTCAGCCCCGAGGGCGGCGAGGCCGCGGCCACCGCCATCCTCACCACCGACCTCACGGCCAAGCAGATTGCCCTGGAGGCCGACTTGGGCGGCCGCCGGGTGCGGATCGGCGGCATGGCCAAGGGCTCCGGCATGATCCACCCCGCCATGGCCACGATGCTGGGCTACCTCAGCTGTGATGCCGGCGTGCCGGCGCCCCTGTGGCAGGCGATGGTGCGGCGGGCGGTGGATCGCTCCTTCAATGCGATCACGGTGGACGGCGACACCAGCACCAACGACACGGTCCTGGCCTTTGCAGCCGGCGAGCCCCTGAGCCCCGAGCACCTTGAGGCGCTGGAGGCCGGCCTCACGGCGGTGTCGCAACACCTGGCCCGGGCGATCGCCCGCGATGGCGAGGGGGCCACCTGCCTGATCGAGGTGCAGGTGGAGGGGGCCGCCGATGAGGCCGGCGCCATCGCCGTGGCCCGCACCGTCTGCGGCTCCTCGCTGGTGAAGTGCGCTGTGCATGGCCGCGATCCCAACTGGGGCCGGATCGTGGCCGCCGCCGGCCGCGCCGGGGTGGTCTTCGATCCCGAGGCGGTGGCCCTGTGGCTGGGGGAGCACCAGCTGATGGCCGCCGGCCAGCCCCTGCGCTTCGATCGGTCCGCCGCCTCCGCCTACTTGCGCGATCGCGCCGCCGGCACTTACCTGGGCGGCAGAGGGCCTGGCGGTGACACGGTGCTGATTCGCCTGCGGCTGGGGCAGGGCCCTGGCAGCGGCAGGGCCTGGGGCTGCGACCTCTCGGATCAGTACGTGCGCATCAACGCCGATTACACCACCTGA
- the coaE gene encoding dephospho-CoA kinase (Dephospho-CoA kinase (CoaE) performs the final step in coenzyme A biosynthesis.) — protein sequence MLDGLNRRRWSGRQRRIGLTGGIASGKSTAGRWLQQQAGLPVLDADLYARAALASGTAGEAAVLKRYGLEVQEATAGGEPPQLDRAALGRIVFHDPVERTWLEQLVHPLVRERFEAELARLAEAPVVVLMIPLLFEAGLEVLCSEVWLVDCDADQQLSRLMNRDGLSEAEARARIDAQWPLERKRTLTDVVLANRGEVSALEAALADALEPGSVRAQPGSPA from the coding sequence ATGCTCGATGGGCTGAACCGCCGTCGCTGGAGCGGCCGCCAGCGGCGCATCGGCCTCACGGGTGGCATCGCCAGCGGCAAGAGCACTGCAGGCCGTTGGCTGCAGCAACAGGCCGGGCTACCGGTGCTCGACGCTGACCTCTACGCCCGTGCAGCCCTGGCATCAGGCACTGCCGGCGAGGCGGCGGTGCTGAAACGCTATGGGCTGGAGGTGCAGGAGGCCACGGCCGGCGGGGAACCCCCCCAGCTCGACCGCGCCGCCCTGGGGCGCATCGTGTTCCATGACCCGGTGGAGCGGACCTGGCTGGAGCAGTTGGTGCATCCGCTGGTGCGCGAGCGGTTCGAGGCGGAACTGGCCCGGCTGGCGGAGGCCCCGGTGGTGGTGCTGATGATCCCCCTGCTGTTCGAAGCCGGTCTGGAGGTGCTCTGTAGTGAAGTGTGGCTGGTGGACTGCGACGCGGACCAACAGCTGAGCAGGCTCATGAATAGAGACGGGCTCAGCGAAGCCGAGGCTCGCGCCCGCATCGATGCGCAGTGGCCCCTGGAGCGCAAGCGAACGCTGACGGATGTGGTGCTCGCTAACCGGGGCGAGGTGAGCGCCCTGGAGGCTGCCTTGGCGGATGCCTTGGAACCTGGTTCTGTCAGAGCCCAGCCAGGTTCGCCCGCCTAG
- the gatB gene encoding Asp-tRNA(Asn)/Glu-tRNA(Gln) amidotransferase subunit GatB has protein sequence MAGPAAGSEGAGAAWEAVIGLETHVQLGTDSKIFTGASTTYGDEPNTHIDPVVCGLPGTLPVLNQKVLEYAVKAAMALNLHIAEHSKFDRKQYFYPDLPKNYQISQFDEPIAEDGWIEVEVAEKGKDTYLKRIGIERLHMEEDAGKLVHAGSDRLAGSTHSLVDYNRAGVALAEIVSKPDLRTGREAAEYASEIRRIMRYLGVSDGNMQEGSLRCDVNISVRRGPEAPFGTKVEIKNMNSFSAIQKAIDFEIQRQIKAYESGEPVLQETRLWDESKQLTKSMRSKEGSSDYRYFPDPDLGPIEVSTEQREGWRAELPELPAAKRHRYADTLGLSQYDARVLTDERPMAAYFEAVVAAGADPKVTANWITGDIAAHVNANRLAYGELPLRPDQLAEMVQLIENGTISGKIAKDLLPELLEQGGSVKAIVAERGLGMISDPMAISAIVEELLAAHPAEVEAFRGGKTKLQGFFVGQLMKQTGGKADPKLANRILAEKLKG, from the coding sequence ATGGCTGGACCAGCGGCCGGTTCCGAGGGTGCTGGAGCGGCCTGGGAGGCCGTGATCGGCCTGGAGACCCACGTGCAGCTGGGCACCGACAGCAAGATCTTCACCGGCGCCTCCACCACCTACGGCGACGAGCCCAACACCCACATCGACCCGGTGGTGTGCGGCCTGCCGGGCACCCTGCCGGTGCTCAACCAGAAGGTGCTCGAGTATGCGGTGAAGGCCGCCATGGCGCTCAACCTGCACATCGCCGAGCACAGCAAGTTCGACCGCAAACAGTATTTCTATCCCGACCTGCCCAAGAACTATCAGATCTCCCAGTTCGATGAGCCCATTGCCGAAGACGGCTGGATCGAAGTGGAGGTGGCCGAGAAGGGGAAAGACACCTACCTGAAGCGGATCGGCATCGAGCGGCTGCACATGGAGGAGGACGCCGGCAAACTCGTGCACGCCGGCAGCGACCGCCTGGCCGGCTCCACCCACTCCCTGGTGGACTACAACCGCGCCGGGGTGGCCCTGGCCGAGATCGTCAGCAAGCCCGATCTGCGCACCGGCCGTGAGGCGGCTGAATATGCCTCGGAGATCCGCCGGATCATGCGCTATCTGGGCGTGAGCGACGGCAATATGCAGGAGGGATCACTGCGCTGTGATGTGAACATCTCGGTGCGCCGCGGACCCGAGGCCCCCTTCGGCACGAAGGTGGAGATCAAGAACATGAACTCCTTCTCGGCGATCCAGAAGGCGATCGATTTCGAGATCCAGCGCCAGATCAAGGCCTACGAAAGCGGCGAGCCGGTGCTGCAGGAAACCCGCCTCTGGGATGAGAGCAAGCAGCTCACCAAGAGCATGCGCTCCAAGGAGGGCAGCAGCGATTACCGCTACTTCCCCGACCCCGATCTCGGCCCGATCGAGGTGAGCACCGAGCAGCGGGAGGGCTGGCGCGCCGAGTTGCCCGAACTGCCGGCTGCCAAGCGGCACCGCTACGCCGACACCTTGGGCCTCTCCCAGTACGACGCCCGGGTGCTCACCGATGAGCGCCCCATGGCCGCTTACTTCGAGGCGGTGGTGGCGGCCGGCGCCGATCCGAAGGTCACCGCCAACTGGATCACCGGCGACATCGCCGCCCACGTGAACGCCAACCGCCTGGCCTATGGGGAGCTGCCGCTGCGCCCCGATCAGCTGGCCGAGATGGTGCAGCTGATCGAGAACGGCACGATCAGCGGCAAGATCGCCAAAGACCTCCTGCCCGAGCTGCTGGAGCAGGGTGGCTCCGTGAAGGCGATCGTGGCCGAACGCGGCCTCGGCATGATCTCCGATCCCATGGCGATCAGCGCCATCGTGGAGGAGCTGCTGGCGGCCCACCCTGCCGAAGTGGAGGCCTTCCGGGGCGGCAAGACCAAGCTGCAGGGCTTCTTCGTGGGCCAGCTGATGAAGCAGACCGGCGGCAAGGCCGACCCCAAACTCGCCAACCGGATCCTGGCCGAGAAGCTGAAGGGCTGA
- a CDS encoding FAD-dependent oxidoreductase, giving the protein MGLAIAHHLAQAGGRVRVLSRRRQEAAGFVAAGMLAPHAEGLEGPLLSLGQRSLAAIPGWVARVEADAGLRCGLRPCGIVVPFATADERDRYPTAAQGEALDRAGLERQVAGLGPRWQAGLLFPQDGQIDNRRGLMRALERACVERGVGFEEGGEVLTLQRDGSGALEAVGWRSAAGRQELLRCNQAVLACGAWSGRLLPQLPIAPVKGQMLSLQGPRQALQRVIFGPGTYLVPRQDGLLVVGATSEPRAGFAGGLTPDGQRQLEAGIAALLPEASHWPPMERWWGFRPCTPDQAPILGASPIPGLWLATGHHRNGVLLAAITAELVGEQLLGRSLDADTAELLSHFRWDRFSSAAGC; this is encoded by the coding sequence ATGGGCCTGGCCATCGCCCACCACCTGGCCCAGGCAGGCGGGCGCGTGCGGGTGCTCAGCCGCCGCCGCCAGGAGGCCGCCGGCTTCGTGGCGGCGGGGATGCTGGCGCCCCACGCGGAAGGCCTGGAAGGGCCCCTGCTCAGCCTGGGACAGCGCTCCCTGGCCGCCATTCCCGGTTGGGTGGCGCGGGTCGAGGCCGACGCCGGCCTGCGCTGCGGCCTGCGCCCCTGCGGCATCGTGGTGCCCTTCGCCACGGCTGATGAGCGGGATCGCTACCCCACGGCCGCCCAGGGGGAGGCCCTCGATCGCGCCGGCCTGGAGCGGCAGGTGGCGGGCCTCGGGCCCCGCTGGCAGGCCGGGCTGCTGTTCCCCCAGGACGGCCAGATCGACAACCGCCGCGGCCTGATGCGGGCCCTGGAGCGGGCCTGCGTGGAGCGGGGCGTGGGCTTCGAGGAGGGCGGTGAGGTGCTGACGCTGCAGCGCGACGGTTCAGGAGCGCTGGAGGCCGTGGGCTGGCGCAGTGCCGCCGGCCGCCAGGAGCTGCTGCGCTGCAACCAGGCAGTGCTGGCCTGTGGCGCCTGGAGCGGCCGGCTGCTGCCCCAGCTGCCGATCGCGCCGGTGAAAGGGCAGATGCTCTCCCTGCAGGGGCCCCGCCAGGCGCTGCAGCGGGTGATCTTCGGGCCAGGCACCTATCTGGTGCCCCGCCAGGACGGTCTGCTGGTGGTGGGCGCCACCTCGGAACCCCGGGCGGGGTTCGCCGGCGGGCTCACCCCCGACGGCCAGCGGCAGCTGGAGGCCGGCATCGCCGCCCTGCTGCCTGAAGCCAGCCACTGGCCGCCGATGGAGCGCTGGTGGGGCTTTAGGCCCTGCACGCCCGACCAGGCGCCGATCCTGGGGGCCAGCCCCATCCCAGGACTGTGGCTGGCCACCGGCCACCACCGCAACGGCGTGCTGCTGGCCGCGATCACAGCCGAACTGGTGGGGGAGCAGCTGCTGGGGCGCTCGCTGGACGCCGACACCGCCGAGCTGCTCAGCCACTTCCGCTGGGACCGCTTCAGCTCTGCGGCAGGCTGCTGA
- a CDS encoding adenylate/guanylate cyclase domain-containing protein: MRRAHALALASGLVAAAAGWLTARPPQPLRVVERGLEDQLVRLRGRRAGPQAVVLIAIDDSTLQQGAWFADQPQGAAAIPPWAEGLSTLPWPRARYGDLLDRLGEASPAAVAINVVFEGRSGEGDADDQALAAAIRRRGGQVVLAAEVMEVRDTSYVGLSMAPPADPLRLAAGPDAIGITNTLPGGHGEAHPHPRTYSERVLALVGASPQKPLSEAVLERSGRRSRQDDAQRQLSFYGPEGSFERIPAWEVLDPERWRNHPKRSLIRDAVVLVGPVGAQGGAGTATPFGSLSGLEMLATATANSLQGDGLRSWPERPLQRGLLAMLPLLLVGGLAVVRGGVSWRLGLVGTALALQLGVAWFSFDRLAVWLPLLVPGSALVLLGVLYGGDAYLAEEGERRRLRRTFERYVAPSVVAEILSDPAEAEGILRGRQLPVTVLFSDLKGFTQLTKARSSRGQIELHVRQLNRYLGEMVEVINAHGGTVDKFIGDAVMAVFGSPIGRGPEAEATAAVRCAVAMRRALQRLNGAWRAEELEPLDSGIGLASGEVIVGQIGSPRRMEFTVIGDKVNLASRMEGLTRTAGAPLLFDAATAELVQAVLPVQALGEQAVKGMGALPVFTLSSLPQS; encoded by the coding sequence ATGCGCCGTGCCCATGCTCTGGCCCTCGCCTCCGGCCTGGTGGCCGCGGCGGCCGGCTGGCTGACGGCGCGCCCGCCCCAGCCGCTGCGGGTGGTGGAGCGGGGTCTGGAGGATCAGCTGGTGCGCCTGCGCGGCCGCCGGGCTGGGCCCCAGGCCGTGGTGCTGATCGCCATCGACGACTCCACCCTGCAGCAGGGGGCCTGGTTCGCGGACCAGCCCCAGGGGGCCGCGGCGATCCCGCCCTGGGCGGAGGGGCTGAGCACCCTGCCCTGGCCGCGGGCCCGCTATGGCGACCTGCTCGATCGCCTCGGTGAGGCCAGCCCAGCCGCGGTGGCGATCAATGTGGTGTTCGAGGGCCGCAGCGGCGAAGGTGACGCCGACGATCAGGCCCTGGCCGCGGCCATTCGCCGCCGGGGTGGGCAGGTGGTGCTCGCCGCCGAGGTGATGGAGGTGCGCGACACCAGCTACGTGGGCCTGAGCATGGCGCCCCCCGCCGACCCCCTGCGCCTGGCGGCCGGTCCCGACGCCATCGGCATCACCAACACCCTGCCCGGTGGCCATGGCGAGGCCCACCCACACCCGCGCACCTACAGCGAACGGGTGCTGGCCCTGGTGGGGGCCAGTCCCCAGAAGCCGCTGTCCGAGGCGGTGCTGGAGCGCTCCGGGCGCCGCAGCCGCCAGGACGATGCTCAGCGCCAGCTCAGCTTCTACGGGCCCGAGGGGTCCTTTGAGAGGATCCCGGCCTGGGAAGTGCTGGATCCTGAGCGCTGGCGCAACCACCCCAAGCGCAGCCTGATCCGCGATGCCGTGGTGCTGGTTGGCCCGGTGGGCGCCCAGGGCGGCGCTGGCACCGCCACGCCGTTCGGCAGCCTCTCGGGGCTCGAGATGCTGGCTACGGCCACGGCCAACTCCCTTCAGGGCGATGGCCTGCGCTCGTGGCCGGAGCGCCCCCTGCAGCGAGGCCTGCTGGCGATGCTGCCGCTGCTGCTGGTGGGGGGCCTGGCCGTGGTGCGGGGCGGGGTGAGCTGGCGGCTCGGGCTGGTGGGGACGGCCCTGGCCCTGCAGCTGGGGGTGGCCTGGTTCAGCTTTGATCGCCTCGCCGTGTGGCTGCCCCTGCTGGTGCCCGGCTCCGCCCTGGTGCTGCTGGGCGTGCTCTACGGCGGGGATGCCTACCTGGCGGAAGAGGGCGAGCGGCGGCGGCTGCGGCGCACCTTTGAGCGCTACGTGGCCCCCAGCGTGGTGGCCGAGATCCTCTCCGACCCCGCCGAGGCCGAGGGCATCCTGCGGGGCCGGCAGCTGCCGGTCACGGTGCTGTTCTCCGACCTCAAGGGCTTCACCCAGCTCACCAAGGCCCGCAGCAGCCGGGGCCAGATCGAGCTGCACGTGCGCCAGCTCAACCGCTACCTCGGCGAGATGGTGGAGGTGATCAATGCCCATGGCGGCACGGTGGACAAGTTCATCGGCGATGCCGTGATGGCCGTGTTCGGCTCCCCGATCGGCCGCGGCCCCGAGGCGGAGGCCACCGCCGCCGTGCGCTGTGCGGTGGCGATGCGCCGGGCCCTGCAGCGGCTGAATGGGGCCTGGCGCGCCGAGGAGCTGGAACCCCTGGACAGCGGCATCGGCCTGGCCTCAGGCGAGGTGATCGTGGGGCAGATCGGCAGCCCGCGGCGCATGGAGTTCACCGTGATCGGCGACAAGGTGAACCTGGCCAGCCGCATGGAGGGCCTCACCCGCACGGCCGGGGCGCCGTTGCTGTTCGATGCCGCCACCGCCGAGCTGGTGCAGGCGGTGCTGCCGGTGCAGGCCCTGGGGGAGCAGGCGGTGAAGGGGATGGGGGCGCTGCCCGTGTTCACCCTCAGCAGCCTGCCGCAGAGCTGA
- a CDS encoding FecR domain-containing protein, translating into MLPLLLVPLAPAQAREAATVQEILDGREFYIDSREARVKQRATAPQEISTRKSRGQIRFDTGAAGRVNRFSQLRLGSGCFLLKKGQILVSGPQSGCTRSSRMSVRGTNYLLEVRDDGEAELSVLEGAVEIEPLRDGEPIPADEPGAAPPTRVEAGQRVTLSPAGVVLTLLRLSSGDYSSILGGPLFRGFSVSLPGMGSLESHLRRAMPGVPLPGSSLTPSLPIFGLPSFF; encoded by the coding sequence GTGCTGCCACTGCTGCTGGTTCCCCTCGCCCCCGCCCAGGCCCGGGAGGCGGCCACAGTGCAGGAAATCCTCGATGGCCGCGAGTTCTACATCGACAGCCGGGAGGCCCGGGTGAAGCAGCGGGCCACCGCGCCCCAGGAGATCAGCACCCGCAAGAGCCGCGGCCAGATCCGCTTCGACACCGGTGCGGCGGGCCGGGTGAACCGCTTCTCCCAGCTGCGCCTGGGCAGCGGCTGCTTCCTGCTCAAGAAGGGGCAGATCCTGGTGTCCGGCCCCCAGAGCGGCTGCACGCGCTCATCACGCATGAGTGTGCGGGGCACCAACTACCTGCTGGAGGTGCGCGACGACGGCGAGGCCGAGCTCTCCGTGCTGGAGGGAGCGGTGGAGATCGAGCCGCTGCGGGACGGCGAGCCGATCCCCGCCGATGAGCCCGGCGCTGCCCCCCCCACCCGCGTGGAGGCGGGCCAGCGGGTGACGCTGTCGCCTGCCGGGGTGGTGCTCACCCTGCTGCGGCTCAGCTCGGGCGACTACAGCTCGATCCTGGGCGGGCCGTTGTTCAGGGGATTCAGCGTCTCCCTGCCGGGGATGGGCTCCCTGGAGAGCCATCTGCGCCGGGCCATGCCGGGTGTGCCCCTGCCTGGCTCCTCGCTCACGCCCTCCCTGCCGATCTTCGGCTTGCCCAGCTTCTTCTGA